A window of the Cryptococcus depauperatus CBS 7841 chromosome 5, complete sequence genome harbors these coding sequences:
- a CDS encoding YggS family pyridoxal phosphate enzyme, with protein sequence MNIHLSRRVMSLQYTLERAAELEGNIRAVKEDIADAVATTTQPRLVAVSKLKPASDIKALYDAGHRHFGENYIQEMVDKSQALPSDINWHFIGALQSNKAKLAAAIPNLFVLETLSSQKVADLLQRNLSPLRTSRLNVYLQVNTSGEDSKSGLPPLPGNSEELVNLAIHVIEHCPRLKLLGLMTIGSWDASHDPTKPNPDFECLKRTRSELAKILSQRDITNALKSEDMELSMGMSADFIQAVKDGSSSIRVGTRIFGERLKKNPQT encoded by the exons ATGAACATCCATTTGTCCCGCCGAGTCATGTCGCTACAGTATACCTTGGAAAGAGCAGCAGAGCTCGAGGGCAATATACGAGCTGTAAAGGAAGATATTGCCGATGCTGTAGCTACTACTACTCAACCGCGTTTGGTAGCAGTCTCCAAACTCAAGCCTGCTTCAGATATAAAGGCCCTTTACGATGCTGGTCATCGTCATTTTGGAGAAAACTATATCCAGGAAATGGTAGACAAGTCGCAAGCA TTACCTAGCGATATCAACTGGCATTTTATAGGCGCACTGCAAAGCAACAAGGCCAAACTTGCTGCTG CCATTCCGAATTTATTCGTTCTGGAAACCCTCTCTTCTCAGAAAGTCGCCGATCTTCTCCAACGCAACCTTTCGCCATTACGTACCTCTCGATTAAACGTTTACCTACAAGTCAACACATCTGGAGAAGATTCAAAGTCAGGCCTTCCCCCTTTGCCTGGAAACTCTGAAGAACTTGTGAACCTTGCAATCCATGTGATCGAACACTGTCCTAGGCTTAAGTTATTGGGTCTCATGACAATTGGATCCTGGGATGCCTCTCATGATCCAACAAAACCCAATCCCGATTTTGAATGTCTCAAACGTACTCGGTCTGAACTTGCTAAAATACTCTCACAGCGAGATATTACCAACGCACTAAAGAGCGAAGATATGGAATTGAGTATGGGTATGAGCGCGGACTTTATCCAAGCTGTAAAAGACGGAAGCAGTAGTATAAGAGTTGGAACAAGAATATTCGGAGAAAGACTGAAGAAAAATCCCCAAACGTGA